TGTTTCCTCACTCGGACAACGCTGAGGAAACAACAGACCCTTACGTCAGATATTGTCCCAATCCAGTAACCCTGGCACCTGGCATTATGTAGAGCGGGAGGAATCGAGGTCTGGACCGGGTATCTGCCTCATTATTTATGCATAAGCATCTTGATAAGTCTCACGATATCCATGCTGTTATTCCGCTGAAACGTAAGACATGATCAGCATTCCGCCAGGTATCCTTCGGCTTCCGAATTCCAGGCACGCATGCATCCGCAACTGCCAGCGAATTTTATACCAGAGAACATGGATACTGTAGCAGTATTTTATGTGATTCTGAAAGCTCGAAAATAAACTGGAAGAGGGGACACTCACATGGAGCCATGTTGTATCACATGATACAGAATCACATGGAATATCAAGTGAGAAAGGCAAAACACGCGTAATCGGACCAGTGGTAATTTACTACACCTGCAATGGCATAGGATATTACATCAACTGCTTTAACCATGGGCGTTGTGGCGCCATGCGCAACTCGGCGTTCGGGCTGTTCAAAGGCCGTCTTCAACTCGCTTCGGGCTGTACCTGATGACGACACTGAGGCTTAAGGGCTTACTGAATATACCTTCACTCTGAATAGCTACCGAATTCGCCCCAAAGAGTAGTGTACAATTAAGTCAAGCAGTGACATCTGCATAGATTTGTTACAATGTATTGCCGGCGATTTATGGTGCGATATAGCATTTAACCATGAGATAACACAAAAGGAATGACGTAAATCAAAGCCTTGAACCGTTCACATACGATGAATAAGGCAATAAAGTGAATATGATCATATCAACTCTCCTTGACCCTTCTAAATCTTCTGGATAATCTCTTGCAATTCCTCCCTCATATTCGTCACAGCAACGACATGCCAATTCAACCCGCCATCATCCCCTCCAGCAAAAGAATCAAACGTCTCCATAACCTTCTCCGCCTTTCTCAACTCCCTCAAAACCACAGTCCTTTGCAGCGTAGCTTgatcctcgtcatcaagaTCCAGCATTCCAAGTTGGATCTTCATAGGTCGTAGTTCTACTCCATCAGTGTGATAGCGTGCTGTGACCGCAACTCTGTACCAGAAAATAACCTTTGATAAGATTGCGCTGTGTAGCATTGCGATATGGGGGTTTCGTGCGCAGTGACATTTGAGGAGGGGAATGAGACTTGTGAGAGCGGTTTTGTTGACGGATAGGACTGTATCGATAGATGGTGTTGAACAGGTTTGTTTTTGGGGCATGGGGGAGGATTTGCAGATGCTTTGGTCTGCGTTGGTGTTGCAGTGCAGCGATCTCAACACTTTGAGAGCTAGGGCCTCACAATCGTGAGAGTGCATGGCTGTTGGCTCCATTGCCTTGATCGACAGTATTGGCTCCATCGATAAACTCAAATCAGGTGATACCATACCACTCGACTGAGACGCAGTAGTATCCGACACGAAACCCAGCGACTTCCACGGATCAACCCAAGATATACCGTTCCcatcgtcaaagtcaacagTGACGTCGACGCTGCGTGACGCCCAACTATCCAGcatctcaagatcaccaGCCGAGTATGTACTGTAATCCTCCCACGCATTCGTAAACTGCGTCGTAAGACTACTATCCTGTGCATTCTTCTTGTGTCGCGCCCGTTTGCCGTGTCGCCGCGAAGCGCTGTAGCAGCACTCTTTCGCCTGCCCGTTGTCCTCGCAGCGCTCGCAGGGGTGAGTCCTGCTGCAGCGGACCTTGGCTGTCGTACAAGCGTCGCAAGCGAGACGCAGCCGGACGGGCTTTGCGGACCGAGTCTCGGACATGGTTTTGTTAAAGATTGGCGAGGTTCTTGGCTTGTGGTTTGGGGTTCTGAGTTGTTGTTTGATACATATATGAAGCACTGTGGTTGCCTTTCCTTTTTTGCCAAGGGGTAATTGGAAGCCGCGTGATTGGGAGGGTTGGGAAATAGACGCCATCTGTGGTCTAGTCTAAGCCCGTCATGTCGGCGTGGTAGGACGGTAAGCGGCTGGCTGACAACCTTTTGCCTATTACAAAGGATTTATGACCATTATACTATCTACGCTGACCAGTCGTATTATTGGAAGCTCCTCCAAAATCCTTAGCTACCGTGTATACTTCAACAAGCCCTGAATCACCATGTGTCTCGATCCTCCAGGATTTATTTCTCCGAGGGCTGCCGTTTCACATTCAAATGGAATAGTGATATGCCACTGGTCTGAACTTAGTATAGGCATTACGATAACACTCAGCGTAGGCTTCAGAGTCAAAATGAAACGGAAGTTACTCCGGTCCTGGCCGTCAACCATATCAGATATACCTTCACCGGGAAAGGCTGCTTGCGTATTCAGAACTCCCAATAAGCAAAGGTACCGGCCGATGGCAACGGAGTCCGGACATCTTCCAAGACTCCATCTTACTCCGGACCTCGGCCGCCTAGATACCTACCCGTCTGCCACCAATCGGAACGGAAATCAGTTGCATAAGACTTAGATGAGACATGATAGATCTTCTTTTGTAAAGGATAAGAGGTCCTTGCCGATCGGCGGAGAATTACTTGGTTACGGTGCCAAGATCTTGGTTCGACAGGAAATACGAGCAAACCGACGAGTCCCTGATTCAGAGACTGTTTCGTTGGAATCGTCTGGTTAAATGATGTCACGTTACTCCAAAAGCAAGCCCAATTTCGTCGTGGAAAAAGCCATACCTGAAAAGCAGTTTCACGACGTAGATACGGCACGAGGGAAGCAATCAGCAGTAACTGGTTTGACGCGCTTGATCACGCTATGTAAGCTGTGCAACCGCCCAAGAATAAAAACAAGATAAGGGGACTTTGTAATCAGGGCCCAGCGGCAGATAATGGGCCTCAATTGAGAAGAGGGTGTATTCACTAGGTCAGATTGGGAGTGATGTAGCTGGGCTTCGGGGTGAGATGGGAAATAAAGATCTTAGAGAAACATTAGAGGTGACCCTGATTGAAGATAATACTATTACGTGCTCGTCGGCCCGTGTTTGCTGACATCAGAGGCTTTTTGTGCAAATCTCCAAATGCCGTCCAACCACAATAATCGCTGGAATCTTCTGTCGCTGAGATCTTAACAAGTTTTTTCTCCCGTTTTGCTGCGGCTCACTCAGCCTTGTCTTATCACGTAACACGCATGATGCGGAGACGCGTGCCGATCCCAACGCCGTCAGCAATGACATTTCCTCCCTTGTCAACCAACACGACATAATCTGATTACCTGTTTTAGTCATGCAGTTTTCTATTCTAGCTGCTATCGTCGCAGCGACGATCGGAAAATACTCCGATGCCGTGCGCTCTGAGATACCCGCTACACGATCGTTCTTCTACGTTGGTGGACGGTACGACGATGACGGTGACGGCGGCCATGTTTTTCGGGACCAGATGtatgttgagaagctcaCCCCGGTAAAGGGAGCTCGGAAAGACACGCCTATCGTTATGATTCACGGTATGGCGCAGACAGGCACGGTAAGCTAATCCCCGTGCAATTTCGGAAGCCGCCCGTGTGTACTGAGAACTCTTTGCCACGTTTAGAATTTCCTGAACAAGCCCGACGGCGGAGTTGGTTGGGCCTCGAGGTTTATTGAGCAGGGTTATGAGGTGTACATTGTTGATCAGACGTTTCGGGGGAGATCTGCTTGGATGCCTGGACAAGGCGCTGCTAAGCTCAGCACTCTTTCGgccgaggctgttgaggttGCGTTTACTGATTCGAAGACCCATATGCTCTGGCCTCAGGCTATCAACCATACCCAATGGCCTGGCTCTGGGGTTCGGGGGGATCCAGTGTTTGACCTATTTTACAGCTCGAATGTGGAGTTTGTTGATAATACGACCTATCAACAGACTTCTGTTCAGGCAGCTGGTGCAGCCTTACTGGATAAGATTGGGAAACCGGCCGTTCTTCTGGGACATAGCCAGGGAAGCTTTATGCCCACTTTGATCGCTGACATAAGGCCGGAGCTTACGAAGAGTATTGTTCTGTTGGAAGCTGCTGGACCGCCTTTCAAAGATGAGATTTTCAAGTTTGGTGGAGAGTTTCCTCGGCCATGGGGTCTGTGGGATGTTCCTATCACGTATGATCCTCCTGTTATGGATCCAAAAAAGGAACTTGTTCAAAAGGTTCATGCCCAGAAGGATAATTTGTCTACAGAGTGTATTCTCCAGGCTGACGAACCTACGCCCCGCAAGTTGGTTAACTTGATGGGCATCCCTATTCTTATTGTCACTGGGGAGGCATCGTATCATATGCCTTATGAGCATTGCACAGCTGCGTATTATAGACAGGCGGGATGTTCGAAGACGAACCATATTGAGTTGGGAACTATTGGTATTCGCGGGAATGGGCACATGCTTTTCATGGAGAAGAACAGTGATGAGATAcatgctgttgttgagaagtgGATACGTAAAGGTTAGGTTTATAATATCATCACGAGCTTTCGAGACTGACAAGTCACAATGATTGCATCAAGTCTGTGTGAACCTTGTGGTCTGTTCATTGGTTTCAGTTGTGATCTAGCTTTTCCAGATTCACGATATCcagtcaacaccaacataAAGTTACGATACCCGAGCCCTGCCCTTatcctcagcatcacgcGGATTCTAAAACCCTATCTACGACTGACTTCCAACGCGTCCAAGTCAAAGTctctgttttcttcttcgttgcGCGAAAATCTTTCCAGCCATGCTTCGCGTCCAGTTCCTCTCCCCTTTCAACCATCTTCTAGGTAAAGATGTCTCACGTAGAGCCATCTTCCGCAGCTGCCAACAGGGCGCACAACAACCACTGCGAGATGGAACGACTGTTCAGTCGAGAATCTCGGTATACCATCTGGCGAAATTTATGGTTCTGGCTCGCTCAAAGCCAGAAGGAGCTCGACATCATCTACCTCGTCCCCATCCCTGACTCCTATCCCCCGGCGTTCAGGGAAAAGAAAatcgacgatgaagatcttgaacagctGAGGCGTTGTTGTAATGTCTCGAGATACCATGTTAATACTATGCAAATGCGTTCATTGACTCCCGATCACGTATTGGTATGTGGCGCCCCGTCGTTCTTAAGTTGAATCGTCTATCTAACTATACTTTTAGGATCTCCGAGCTGTAAGAACGACGAATCGATGATGTTTAACCGTGGGTAATAACTAATTCTCGATTTAGCAATTTCATTTCGTCACTGATATAGATGCCCCTCGATCTGAGCACTGGCTCAACATTGGCGTCACCCACGAGTACACTCTCGAAAACACGGAGCAGATCCTCATGACTCATGCCCTGGATATCTTGATCACCAAGCTCTCGATGCTTCTCTACCGTCTTCGGAACTTTGCCATGGATCACAAGTCTGTGCATTGTCTCATATATGAGTCAGACTATGATAGACCTACCTACGTCACGACGATCGGAGAGAAAGGTTAGTAAGTTACCAACTGTTTTCTTCTACATTATCTGACACTTTGATAGTTGCTAGCTGGGCTAAGACTCTCGGTGAAATTCTGTGGTGTTTTCAGAAACTTCGATGTAACATTGGATCGGCTGGATCTCAGCCAATTACTCAATGTGAACAGGGCAACATTGCCTTTCTTGACAAGCTATCTATGCTGGAGCAGTAATAGTTCTCCACCAGTTCAGCTTTTCCACAGTCTAATATGTTTTAGCTTTGAGGGTGACGAGTCAAAGTGCGAGAGGCTGGATGACCTCCTCCGCCAAAAGATGGGATTCGAAAAATGTTACGCAGTAAGTAAATAAGGCTCCTCTATTTTGTTCCTCTCGGCTAACTCCTCCCCAGAAAGACTATTTCAGATAGTAAGGCTAGAGCTCATTGCTGCTGGGTCTTATACTAATCATCTAATCTAGCCGTTCTGACACCAACGGACGTTTGGGGCGCATATGTCATACCCTAGGCGACACAGCCCTTCGAGTTGTGGAAGATCTGGACCATTTCGACTCTGGTGGTCAGTTGGTCGAGAAAAGGCCGAAGAGCGACGGCTCACCTATCACTGTAAGTTGTCCGTCTGTGGTACAACAAGCCTTTTGCTGACTGGGTTTCAAGGAGGAAGATCCAAAATTCAAACAGTCCCCGCTCCTCAGGATTGCTGCAGACGCGCTCATGCAAGTCTCAATTACTTTCAAAGATCCCAGAGTGTCTAAGACTCATGGAGAGGTAAAACGTTGAATATCTTTGTTCCATCTTGTTACTAACCTGTATCAGGACGAATACATCATGGTACGGCTGTTCAAGCACGCTGCGCGAGTCGTCAGGATACTCCAAAGCATCGTTGAGGGTCTTTACTACAACTCCCAGAACGCCAACACCATCAAGTGGCTCGAGATGCCGTTTATGATGAGCGGCCCTCTCATCAGTAGACTAACCCTCCGCCGCGAGGATCCAATGACGTAAAGCGCCCCCTATACACATCATGAACAGGATACTAACAGTCTTAGCATTATGCGACATCTGAGAAACATTGGCCTTTCGGTGATGAATGAGCCGTCAGAACGTCAAACGTATAGCTTTCTCGACAGACTCATGCATCAcggcttcttcaactcacATGCTGTCGACATTCGCAATGCTGTCTTGTCAGTTCAGGATGTTACGCATAGTGAAAGACTGGTCGACGAAATCTGTGGGGAGCATGGTATCATTGATAGGAGACTTCAGCCTTATTTGGGGTATATTCGGAAGATGACTGCTGGGGAGTCGCAGGCACCTCTGATGATTGAGTCCGCCAGGGGTAACTAGGTGTTACCATAGTCTAGTAGTTAGCTATAGGCTAGGGAGCTGGGCGCTTGTGGAGATATTGGTGCGTTGGGAATTACTTTTGTGCTGGGATAGGGGCGTTTTGATATGTCTTGGACATTCACGGAGTATACGGCCGATGATTCACTGTGTTGCATAAATCAGATTGGAATTTTAGCCTAGGGCATGTGCTCTTTTGCACTGTTCATTTTTGACGTAGTCCTTATTTGCTTCTCCATTCGCGATGCTTCATTCTCTTATCCACCTCCCTCCCTCCTTAACTTCtcctctcaacaacacaTGGGGATCCAGTaactcaacaacagcagtcTTTCaataacttaaataattaCAGGCTGATCCTGAGAGACAATCACCATATTCTATCCACGTATTGCCTTTTTTTTAAAGTCTTGCGGCGTCGATATTGCATGCCTCGTTTTTCATGGTAGGAGGAGATCAAGAGGTCCTCGGCTGACCATTACTGATGCCCTCTCCAGTCAAAAACCCCATCCACTCGCTTTCATCTTCGGCGCCACAACCAGGACTTATCGGAGGCAGTTAGAGCCAAGCTCTTTGTTTACCTCGTGTTGGTCACTTGGCCATCAGTCATGACGACAATCGATTGCGACGAATTGGAACATTAAGAGCGTCATTGAACTTCAAGAGTTCTTCTCTAATATTTCGACTACCAACACACCACTCGTCCTATATTAATCATTCTCACGTAACCAAAACAGAAAAGGGTTTGTCATTATGGAAGCTTCCTATCATCTCATGCTAACTTGTGTCAGTTCGCAGTGCTACCAGCCTCCACCAAACATCTGGAACCCAGTCTCCTTCCTCTGCCCGTACCCCTGCTCTTTAATACTAGGGCTACAACGTTGGAGACCATTAATACAAAGGACTATAACAACCGATTGTAACAATTCATTTCACCTTGAGACTCTCCTTCCAAAACTTGATCCACCACGATGGCAGGCAACACACCAGGGCCGCCAGCCCTAGAAGAAGCAAAGCCTACCGTGAGACTCAAAGGCAAGGAACATGAGTATGGTGAGACTCTGGAGTTTGACGCTTTCCAGTCTCGGGGTGGGAATCCGGAAGATCTCATGGACGAAGAACGATGGCTTGACTTTCCAGCACATGTTCATTTCCCCTTGAAAAAGTATAAGATGAAGGAATCCGATAGAGATACTTCTCTATCACCCACTGAAACATTTGGGATGCGAACTATCTGGAACCCAGAGCCAGTCTCTGGTCTTGGAGATGACCGCATTTCGAAAGTAGACACTGGTCGAAAGGTGACTGAGAGACATCTGGCAGTTAAGTTAGCTGCCAGAGCTTGCAATAGTGACAGAACACTCAGCTACGAGACAAAGGAATGGCTGGGTATCACAAGTGGTACGCAGCTCGCAACGGACAAGACGGTCAGCTGCGTGTTTGTCGGGGTATCGGCACTTACCTGCCAAGCTatcttcatgatgaagtcGAATACTCAACATTTACCCGACGGGTTTTGCGGCGTCCCAAGGCAGCAACGGATTGAAAGCTTGTTAAATGTGGACACCACAGAGCTTATTGAATTGGTTTTTAGGCCAGAACTTTACATACAAGGCCACGAAATCATATGGACTGAGAACATGCTGATCCCAGGCAATATCTCATACATCAAACGCGCACTCCATGATCACCTagctgatgatgagaaagCTCAATTTCTGCAGCGCATGAGGCGAGAACATCACCTCCTTATAGCTGGGAGCGCCCCAGCGGGTGTTGCCAAGGCCCTACCGTCCAACGAAGAACCAGGCCGAAAGCCGCTGATTTGTCGTGCTATTCAAGGTGGCAAAGCTTACAACCATCTACATTTCATCCTGAAATGGCCTCCCGTTGCCCTTCTGGA
This genomic stretch from Fusarium oxysporum f. sp. lycopersici 4287 chromosome 2, whole genome shotgun sequence harbors:
- a CDS encoding hypothetical protein (At least one base has a quality score < 10), with product MAGNTPGPPALEEAKPTVRLKGKEHEYGETLEFDAFQSRGGNPEDLMDEERWLDFPAHVHFPLKKYKMKESDRDTSLSPTETFGMRTIWNPEPVSGLGDDRISKVDTGRKVTERHLAVKLAARACNSDRTLSYETKEWLGITSGTQLATDKTVSCVFVGVSALTCQAIFMMKSNTQHLPDGFCGVPRQQRIESLLNVDTTELIELVFRPELYIQGHEIIWTENMLIPGNISYIKRALHDHLADDEKAQFLQRMRREHHLLIAGSAPAGVAKALPSNEEPGRKPLICRAIQGGKAYNHLHFILKWPPVALLEFPKAMIEGTQRFLDKYPSDNVPLNIALAATIIYFDIEETRDYKMEGFLNSFPGKPSPVRKVPLATFIIYFPHMLSYVETHHLTSFFHPFRFANLHTSHSSPLVVTAGRDYLNTASMRSWYHQIRSRHPQILAESRFTLIPASMPGSTMVFPEDCTHAQRPSPDLFTLCCLNDVRTLGIPSYSYDPESSFQCVGAPKWLFTKAVRQSDSNCFRISGHPTIAYWEHCHSSENQSS